The following are encoded in a window of Epilithonimonas zeae genomic DNA:
- the ribB gene encoding 3,4-dihydroxy-2-butanone-4-phosphate synthase: protein MDKFQLNTIEEALEDLKNGKMVIVVDDEDRENEGDLIAAAELTTPEIVNFMATYARGLICMPLTETRCDELELHSMVSNSTDPKETAFTISVDLLGKGATTGISAGDRAKTIQAIMDSNTKPGDLMRPGHIFPLRAREGGVLKRAGHTEAAVDLTRLAGLKEGGVICEILNEDGSMSRLPQLLEFGKKHDLKVISIEDLIHYRIMRQGDLVERIEERDIKTHFGDFKFYVFEEKPTEQIHYALTKGTWSADESVLVRVQSSGTYFDVFSRLSNGEHPLMQQVTDLINKEGKGAVVFINNVSNKENTLSRIKHFLNYQDGTSEQPTIAPNFRDYGIGTQILKDLGINKFKVITQNPNIKPILSGYDVEVTEMVAL from the coding sequence ATGGATAAATTCCAACTTAATACGATAGAAGAAGCACTGGAAGACCTTAAAAATGGCAAAATGGTCATTGTAGTAGATGATGAAGACCGTGAAAATGAAGGAGACCTCATCGCTGCTGCTGAACTGACTACACCTGAGATTGTCAATTTTATGGCAACTTATGCAAGAGGTTTGATTTGTATGCCGCTAACTGAAACGAGATGCGACGAATTGGAACTGCACTCTATGGTTTCGAATTCTACCGACCCAAAAGAAACGGCTTTTACTATTTCTGTTGACCTTCTTGGAAAAGGTGCTACGACGGGAATCTCCGCTGGTGACCGCGCCAAAACCATCCAAGCGATTATGGATTCTAACACAAAACCTGGCGACCTGATGCGACCTGGTCACATTTTCCCATTGCGTGCAAGAGAAGGCGGCGTTTTGAAAAGAGCAGGACATACGGAAGCGGCGGTTGATTTGACAAGATTGGCAGGACTGAAAGAAGGCGGCGTTATCTGCGAAATCCTAAATGAGGACGGAAGTATGTCGAGACTGCCACAACTTTTGGAATTTGGGAAGAAGCACGATTTGAAAGTGATTTCTATTGAAGATTTAATTCATTACAGAATCATGAGACAAGGCGATCTTGTGGAAAGAATAGAGGAACGTGATATCAAAACGCATTTTGGAGATTTCAAATTTTATGTTTTTGAGGAAAAACCGACGGAGCAAATCCATTACGCCTTAACAAAAGGAACTTGGTCTGCAGATGAATCTGTTTTGGTGAGAGTACAATCTTCAGGAACTTATTTTGACGTTTTCAGCAGATTGTCGAATGGCGAACATCCTTTGATGCAACAAGTAACCGATCTTATAAACAAAGAAGGAAAAGGCGCTGTGGTTTTTATCAACAATGTTTCTAACAAAGAAAATACGTTGAGCAGAATCAAACATTTCCTGAATTACCAGGACGGAACAAGTGAACAACCTACAATTGCGCCTAATTTCCGTGATTATGGCATCGGAACTCAAATCTTGAAAGACCTTGGAATTAACAAATTTAAAGTGATTACCCAGAATCCTAACATCAAACCGATTCTTTCCGGTTATGATGTGGAAGTGACTGAGATGGTTGCTTTATAG
- a CDS encoding M1 family metallopeptidase: MKFKLPNLISAVAIFAFVGNSYAQESPKYDYTEAFKPFFYPQTGTETRSASGQPGHKYWQNSADYQLNVSLNESNNELTGSAEITYTNNSPDQLGFLWLQLDQNLFAKDSRGNAVVPLSGSRNGAHGETFDGGYKIKSVKYDGKDVKYTVTDTRMQIDLPSDLKANGGVAKLKIEYSFLSPKYGSDRMGVEDTKNGKIFTLAQWYPRMCVYDDVMGWNTLPYLGASEFYLEYGTLSANITVPTNHYVVASGELLNEREVYSKEEINRWNEARKSDKTVMIHPESELGKGNQSGTKTWKFKIEKARDFAWASSSAFIIDAARINLPSGKKSLAISAYPVESAGDKAWGRSTEYTKAAIEHYSGKWFEYPYPAATNVAGNEGGMEYPGIVFCHRNSKGADLWGVTDHEFGHTWFPMIVGSNERVFAWMDEGFNTFINELSTEAFNKGEYYHKQDISKIGPFVQSDNFEQIMVGPDNMKERSIGVLAYFKPGVGLGILRETILGPEKFDKAFKTYVHRWAFKHPTPWDFFHTMENVSGEELNWFWRGWFMNKWKVDQAVKAVKPVNGDFKNGAQITVENIGQLPMPTIVLVTFKDGTTQTVKLPVEVWKRNTEWTFQIDSTKEVTNVKLDPQSIVPDINPKNNAWLN; this comes from the coding sequence ATGAAATTCAAACTCCCTAATTTGATTTCTGCTGTAGCGATATTTGCTTTTGTCGGCAATTCTTACGCTCAGGAATCTCCAAAGTATGATTATACAGAAGCCTTCAAACCATTTTTCTATCCTCAGACCGGAACTGAAACACGTTCGGCAAGCGGACAGCCGGGACACAAATATTGGCAGAACTCCGCCGATTATCAACTGAATGTCAGTCTTAATGAATCTAACAATGAATTAACAGGGTCGGCCGAAATTACTTATACCAACAACAGTCCGGACCAACTGGGTTTTCTTTGGTTACAACTCGACCAAAATCTCTTTGCTAAAGATTCCAGAGGTAATGCTGTAGTTCCGTTGTCAGGAAGTAGAAACGGTGCGCACGGCGAGACTTTTGATGGCGGCTACAAAATCAAATCAGTAAAATATGACGGGAAAGATGTAAAATATACAGTTACAGACACCAGAATGCAGATTGACCTTCCAAGTGATTTGAAAGCGAACGGCGGCGTTGCAAAATTGAAAATAGAATATTCTTTTCTCTCTCCAAAATACGGTTCGGACAGGATGGGAGTTGAAGATACCAAAAATGGAAAAATCTTCACATTGGCGCAATGGTATCCGAGAATGTGTGTATATGATGATGTAATGGGTTGGAACACGTTGCCATATTTAGGAGCTTCGGAATTTTATTTGGAATACGGAACTTTATCAGCAAATATTACTGTTCCGACTAATCATTACGTTGTAGCTTCGGGAGAATTATTGAATGAAAGAGAGGTTTACTCGAAAGAAGAAATCAACCGTTGGAATGAAGCTAGAAAAAGTGACAAAACTGTGATGATTCATCCAGAATCTGAATTAGGTAAAGGAAATCAATCAGGAACAAAAACCTGGAAATTCAAAATAGAAAAAGCAAGAGATTTTGCCTGGGCTTCGTCTTCTGCATTCATTATAGATGCCGCGAGAATCAACCTTCCAAGCGGAAAAAAATCTCTAGCAATCTCGGCTTATCCTGTAGAAAGTGCAGGCGACAAAGCTTGGGGAAGATCAACAGAATATACAAAAGCTGCTATAGAGCATTACTCCGGAAAATGGTTCGAGTATCCTTATCCAGCAGCGACTAATGTTGCCGGAAACGAAGGCGGAATGGAATATCCTGGAATCGTTTTTTGCCACAGAAATTCAAAAGGTGCTGATCTTTGGGGTGTAACGGATCACGAATTTGGTCACACTTGGTTTCCTATGATTGTTGGTTCCAATGAAAGAGTTTTTGCCTGGATGGATGAAGGTTTCAATACTTTTATTAATGAATTATCAACGGAAGCTTTCAATAAAGGCGAATATTATCACAAACAAGATATCAGCAAGATTGGACCATTTGTTCAGAGTGATAATTTTGAACAGATTATGGTTGGTCCGGATAATATGAAAGAAAGAAGCATTGGTGTTTTGGCTTATTTCAAACCTGGAGTTGGGTTAGGGATTTTGAGAGAAACCATTTTAGGTCCTGAAAAATTTGATAAAGCATTCAAAACTTATGTTCATAGATGGGCGTTCAAACATCCGACACCTTGGGACTTCTTCCATACAATGGAAAATGTTTCCGGCGAAGAACTGAACTGGTTTTGGAGAGGCTGGTTTATGAACAAATGGAAAGTGGATCAAGCTGTAAAAGCAGTAAAACCTGTGAATGGTGATTTCAAAAATGGCGCGCAAATTACAGTTGAAAATATTGGACAATTACCAATGCCGACAATAGTTCTTGTAACCTTTAAAGATGGAACTACGCAGACTGTGAAGTTGCCTGTTGAAGTTTGGAAACGTAATACGGAATGGACTTTCCAAATCGATTCTACAAAAGAAGTTACGAATGTAAAATTGGATCCGCAATCCATTGTTCCAGATATCAATCCTAAGAATAATGCTTGGCTGAATTAG
- a CDS encoding SDR family oxidoreductase, with protein sequence MNLYTQPMLREDALKDKVAIVTGGGSGLGKAMTKYFLELGAKVVITSRNLEKLQGTAKELGEQTGGKVLCVACDVRNWEEVESMKEATLKEFGRIDILLNNAAGNFISPTERLTHSAFDSILDIVLKGTKNCTLSIGKYWIDNKVPGTVLNIVTTYAWTGSAYVVPSACAKAGVLAMTRSLAVEWAKYGIRFNAIAPGPFPTKGAWDRLLPGDLQEKFDMKKKVPLRRVGEHQELANLAAYLVSDYSAYMNGEVVTIDGGEWLQGAGEFNMLEDIPQEMWDMLEAMIKAKKSN encoded by the coding sequence ATGAATCTATATACACAACCAATGTTGCGCGAAGACGCACTCAAAGATAAAGTGGCCATTGTTACGGGAGGCGGAAGCGGGCTTGGTAAAGCTATGACCAAATATTTTTTGGAATTAGGCGCAAAAGTCGTTATCACTTCACGAAATTTAGAAAAGTTGCAGGGAACCGCGAAAGAACTAGGAGAACAAACAGGAGGTAAAGTGCTTTGCGTGGCTTGCGACGTGCGAAATTGGGAAGAAGTAGAGTCGATGAAAGAAGCCACTTTGAAAGAATTCGGGAGAATTGACATTCTTTTAAATAACGCTGCCGGAAATTTCATTTCACCTACAGAAAGATTGACACATTCTGCTTTTGATTCTATTTTAGACATCGTTTTGAAGGGAACTAAAAACTGTACATTGTCCATTGGAAAATATTGGATAGATAATAAAGTTCCGGGAACAGTTCTTAATATCGTGACAACCTATGCCTGGACTGGTTCGGCTTACGTGGTTCCATCGGCTTGCGCAAAAGCAGGCGTTCTGGCAATGACAAGAAGTCTGGCGGTTGAATGGGCAAAATATGGCATCCGTTTCAATGCGATTGCACCGGGACCATTTCCTACGAAAGGAGCTTGGGACAGATTACTTCCGGGAGATTTGCAGGAGAAGTTCGATATGAAGAAGAAAGTACCGTTGAGAAGGGTTGGCGAACATCAGGAATTAGCCAATCTTGCGGCTTATCTGGTTTCCGATTATTCAGCTTATATGAATGGTGAAGTGGTGACTATTGACGGTGGCGAATGGCTGCAAGGTGCTGGCGAGTTCAATATGCTGGAGGATATTCCTCAGGAAATGTGGGATATGCTGGAAGCAATGATAAAAGCAAAAAAATCGAATTGA
- a CDS encoding SDR family oxidoreductase: MSTKKVWFVTGASKGLGLTLVKKLLSDGYSVAATSRNVSELQKVISAENSDFLPLEVDLVNEESVSLAISKTIEKFRRIDVVVNNAGYGQLGTLEELTDQESRQNFDTNVFGSLNIIRASMPHFRNQKSGNIINIASIGGLSGDFPGWGIYCATKFAVVGFTEALAAEVKEFSVNATVVYPGYFRTDFLTGGSLRTPENEIEAYTTARKLQVAHEQDINGNQPGDPEKAAVAMLELVAMENPPVHLVLGSDAFQMANNKLSSLQNEISDFKTLSISTDY; encoded by the coding sequence ATGAGTACAAAAAAAGTATGGTTCGTAACCGGAGCCTCAAAAGGATTAGGTCTCACATTAGTTAAAAAATTATTATCCGACGGCTATTCTGTGGCAGCAACATCCAGAAATGTTTCGGAACTACAGAAAGTCATCAGCGCAGAAAATTCTGATTTTCTTCCATTGGAAGTAGATTTGGTTAATGAAGAGTCAGTTTCACTAGCGATTTCAAAAACGATTGAAAAATTCAGGAGAATCGATGTTGTGGTAAACAACGCTGGTTATGGCCAATTGGGAACTTTGGAAGAATTAACTGACCAGGAAAGCCGTCAGAATTTTGACACCAATGTATTTGGTTCTTTGAATATCATCAGAGCATCGATGCCGCATTTCAGAAATCAAAAAAGCGGAAACATCATCAACATTGCTTCGATTGGCGGATTATCCGGAGATTTTCCAGGTTGGGGAATCTACTGCGCTACGAAATTTGCAGTCGTTGGTTTTACGGAAGCTTTGGCCGCGGAGGTCAAAGAATTCAGCGTGAATGCAACGGTTGTTTATCCCGGCTACTTCAGAACCGATTTCCTGACCGGCGGTTCGCTTCGCACACCAGAAAATGAAATCGAGGCTTATACCACAGCAAGAAAACTTCAAGTAGCGCACGAGCAGGACATCAACGGCAATCAGCCTGGCGATCCTGAGAAAGCGGCTGTGGCGATGCTGGAACTGGTTGCAATGGAAAATCCACCCGTTCATTTGGTTTTAGGTTCGGATGCTTTTCAAATGGCGAACAACAAATTAAGTTCTCTTCAGAATGAAATTTCCGACTTCAAAACATTAAGTATTTCAACAGATTACTAA
- a CDS encoding helix-turn-helix domain-containing protein encodes MNNRKLYTIDSVAEFHRICGLSKPQHPMISLVDYSQVEYQIEESEISWIQELYFMGFKRDIQGKLHYGQSQYDFDGGLMCFIAPRQLVKMIIDKYDTKPSGYLLAFHPDFIWNTPLAKTIHNYKFFGYDVNEALFLSEKEEETLIGLFKGIEREYQSGIDEFTQSIIISQIEVILNYCERFYQRQFITRKKTNHHILEKLEIILEDYFNEDVIDKGLPTVNYIAEQLNISTNYLGSLLKQLTGQTTQQHIHEKLIEKAKEKLSTTELSVSEIAYELGFEHSQSFSKLFKAKTDISPLEFRQSFN; translated from the coding sequence ATGAATAACAGAAAATTATATACGATTGACTCCGTTGCTGAATTTCATAGGATTTGCGGATTGTCTAAACCTCAACACCCAATGATTAGTTTGGTGGATTACAGCCAGGTGGAATATCAAATAGAGGAATCGGAAATCAGTTGGATTCAGGAATTGTATTTTATGGGTTTCAAGCGTGATATTCAGGGGAAATTGCATTACGGGCAGAGCCAGTATGATTTTGACGGTGGTTTGATGTGCTTCATTGCGCCGAGGCAATTGGTGAAAATGATTATCGACAAGTACGACACAAAACCGTCGGGCTACCTTTTGGCTTTCCATCCCGATTTTATCTGGAATACGCCTTTGGCAAAGACCATTCATAACTACAAATTTTTCGGTTATGATGTGAATGAAGCTTTGTTTCTTTCTGAAAAGGAGGAAGAAACATTGATTGGACTTTTCAAAGGCATCGAGCGAGAATATCAGTCAGGAATTGATGAATTTACTCAGAGTATCATTATTTCACAAATCGAAGTGATTCTGAATTATTGCGAACGTTTTTATCAAAGACAATTCATCACCAGAAAAAAGACCAATCATCATATTTTGGAGAAATTAGAAATCATCTTAGAAGATTATTTTAATGAAGATGTTATTGATAAAGGTTTGCCAACTGTGAATTACATTGCCGAACAACTGAATATTTCAACCAATTATCTCGGAAGTTTATTAAAACAATTAACCGGACAAACCACGCAACAGCACATCCACGAAAAACTGATTGAGAAAGCCAAAGAAAAATTGTCGACAACGGAGCTTTCCGTGAGTGAAATTGCGTATGAATTGGGGTTTGAACATTCACAGTCTTTCAGCAAATTGTTTAAAGCTAAGACCGATATTTCGCCGTTGGAGTTTCGGCAGTCGTTTAATTAG
- a CDS encoding winged helix-turn-helix transcriptional regulator produces MENNIELEEPVTKARCTESLSSVEDAIYVIGGKWKLKIIIALQEHGNIRFNELQRIVAGISARVLSNELKDLELNGFVKRVVHAEQTPVVVEYLSTDYSRTLKPVIMALSEWGRTHKKNIREDVFEK; encoded by the coding sequence ATGGAAAATAATATCGAACTGGAAGAGCCTGTAACCAAAGCCAGATGTACGGAAAGCCTGTCTTCTGTAGAAGATGCGATTTACGTCATCGGTGGAAAGTGGAAACTGAAAATCATCATTGCATTGCAGGAACACGGAAACATTCGGTTTAACGAACTGCAAAGAATCGTTGCCGGGATTTCCGCAAGAGTTTTGTCAAATGAACTGAAGGATCTGGAACTGAACGGTTTCGTCAAAAGGGTAGTGCACGCCGAACAGACGCCGGTTGTGGTAGAATACCTTTCCACAGATTACAGCAGAACTTTAAAACCAGTGATTATGGCACTTTCGGAGTGGGGAAGAACACATAAAAAAAACATCAGAGAAGATGTTTTTGAAAAGTAA
- a CDS encoding FMN-dependent NADH-azoreductase, whose translation MKNVLHIITSPRKDLSASRKLGNVVIEKIQEKYSDAVLKERDLTTNPTPLLDESHINTFFTPAENHSTEQQSINKYSEDLISELKEADIIVIDSPMYNFSVPATLRAYLDFTSRAGYTFKYDENGPKGLLNDKKLYIAFASGNIYSEGPFQVFDSNVPYIKNVFGFYGVSDVSVFRAEGLAIPGIMENALEKGIDSIVID comes from the coding sequence ATGAAAAATGTACTTCACATCATCACAAGTCCTAGAAAAGATTTGTCTGCAAGCAGAAAATTAGGAAATGTAGTTATCGAAAAAATTCAGGAAAAATATTCTGATGCTGTCTTAAAAGAACGTGATCTTACGACAAACCCGACTCCACTTTTGGATGAGTCTCACATCAACACTTTTTTTACGCCGGCTGAAAACCATTCTACAGAGCAACAATCCATCAACAAATATTCTGAAGATTTGATTTCTGAATTAAAAGAAGCCGATATTATTGTTATCGATTCTCCAATGTACAATTTTTCCGTTCCTGCAACGCTGAGAGCTTATCTTGATTTCACTTCGAGAGCCGGATATACTTTTAAATATGACGAAAATGGACCAAAAGGCCTGTTGAATGACAAAAAACTATATATCGCTTTTGCCTCAGGAAATATTTATTCTGAAGGGCCTTTCCAAGTGTTTGATTCGAATGTTCCGTATATTAAAAATGTTTTTGGATTCTATGGAGTTTCGGATGTAAGTGTTTTCCGTGCTGAAGGTCTGGCAATTCCGGGAATTATGGAAAATGCTTTAGAAAAAGGAATTGACAGTATTGTGATTGATTAA
- a CDS encoding dihydroorotase: MKILIKNAQIVNEGKIIQSDILIENDLISKIYSNINEEADQIIDASGKYLLPGVIDDQVHFREPGLTHKGDIESESRSAIAGGTTSFIEQPNTVPNAVTQELLADKYKIASQKSFANYGFMMGGTNDNLEEVLKTNPRNVPGIKLFLGSSTGNMLVDNPETLENIFSNTKMLIAVHCEDEATIRANTQKYLDEYGEDIPVKFHHLIRSEEACYKSSSKAIELAKKTGARLHVFHLSTDIETDLFRNDIPLKEKKITAEVCVHHLTFTNEDYETKGNLIKWNPAVKTLKDKDGLWEALLDDRIDVIATDHAPHTWEEKQNVYTKCPSGAPLVQHSLVVMLENFKNGKISLERIVEKMAHNPAILFRIEKRGFIREGYKADLVLVDLNQNWTVDKENILYKCGWSPLEGMNFNSKVTHTFVNGNLVYENGKINEEKFGERLLFEVQE, encoded by the coding sequence ATGAAAATCCTAATAAAAAATGCTCAAATCGTAAACGAAGGAAAAATTATCCAAAGTGATATTCTTATCGAAAACGATTTGATTTCTAAAATATATTCCAATATTAATGAAGAAGCTGACCAGATTATTGACGCTTCCGGAAAATATCTTTTGCCTGGAGTAATTGATGACCAGGTTCATTTCCGTGAGCCGGGCTTGACACACAAAGGTGATATAGAATCTGAATCCCGTTCTGCAATCGCAGGTGGAACAACAAGTTTCATTGAGCAACCTAACACGGTTCCAAATGCGGTAACTCAGGAATTGTTGGCTGATAAATACAAAATTGCGTCGCAAAAATCTTTTGCCAATTACGGATTTATGATGGGCGGAACGAATGATAATCTTGAGGAAGTTTTAAAAACAAATCCAAGAAATGTTCCTGGAATCAAATTGTTTTTAGGTTCATCAACGGGAAATATGCTGGTTGATAATCCCGAAACGCTGGAAAATATTTTCAGCAATACCAAAATGCTGATTGCCGTTCACTGTGAAGACGAAGCAACAATCAGAGCCAATACCCAAAAATATCTGGATGAATATGGCGAAGATATTCCCGTGAAATTCCATCATTTGATAAGAAGTGAAGAAGCTTGTTATAAATCTTCATCAAAGGCGATTGAATTGGCAAAGAAAACAGGAGCTAGACTTCACGTTTTCCATTTGTCAACGGATATTGAGACTGACCTTTTCCGAAATGATATTCCATTAAAAGAAAAGAAAATAACTGCGGAAGTTTGCGTTCATCATTTGACTTTCACGAATGAAGATTACGAAACAAAAGGAAACCTCATCAAATGGAATCCGGCGGTAAAAACTTTAAAAGATAAAGACGGACTTTGGGAAGCTCTTTTGGATGATAGAATTGATGTGATTGCAACAGACCACGCGCCACATACTTGGGAAGAAAAGCAAAATGTTTATACGAAATGTCCTTCCGGAGCGCCTTTAGTTCAGCATTCTTTGGTGGTAATGCTGGAGAATTTTAAAAATGGAAAAATTTCTCTGGAAAGAATTGTTGAAAAAATGGCTCATAATCCTGCAATTTTGTTCAGAATTGAGAAGAGAGGTTTCATCAGAGAAGGTTATAAAGCAGATTTGGTTTTGGTTGATTTAAATCAAAACTGGACAGTTGATAAGGAAAACATTCTTTACAAATGTGGCTGGAGTCCACTCGAAGGAATGAATTTCAATTCAAAAGTTACTCATACTTTCGTCAATGGAAATCTGGTTTACGAAAACGGAAAAATTAATGAAGAAAAATTCGGGGAGCGATTGCTTTTTGAAGTTCAGGAATAA
- a CDS encoding GH92 family glycosyl hydrolase: MSPRKYILILPVLFTSLFSSQKLENLSKFVNPIIGTEKMGHTFPGATVPFGAVQLSPETDSLSYEVNGKYNPDVYKYCAGYRYEDKTIVGFSHTHFSGTGHSDLGDFLIMPTVGKLKLNPGTVQNPGSGFRSRFSHQNEKAEAGYYKVKLDDYNILAEMTATTRVGVHQYTFPKSDDAHIILDLMAGIYNYDDKNVWTYIRIENDHRITGYRQTNGWARTRTVYFAMEFSKPFKSYGQKNFDSKQAYRGFWRKWNQDDNFPEIAGKKIRMHFGFDTQENEKIQIKFAISPVSQANALGNLTKETPDWNFEKIKSQAQNDWNKELNKIVVNTLSEDDKVNFYTAMYHTFINPTTYMDANGEYKGLDQNVHQAKGFTNYTTFSLWDTYRALHPFFNIIQPKRNNDMTQSMMAHYDQFSLKMLPVWSHYANENWCMSGYHSVSLIADAIIKGTYTGNPEEALKACIATSKKRNYEGIGEYIDKGYISAEKNGTSVSNTLEYAYDDWAIAQIAKKLGKTDIYNEYLKRSENWKNVFDKSIGFMRPRLSDGSFKKEFDLMSTHGQGFIEGNSWNYSFFVPHNPEELMKVMGGKKKFGENLDELFSMHLPDAFFADTEDITREGIIGGYVHGNEPAHHVAYLYNVAGQPWKTQAQIRKILTMQYKAKPDGLGGNDDCGQMSAWYIFSSLGFYPVSPGSDEYWIGSPNIVNAKLNLENGKTFEIEAKNQSEKNIYIERIELNGKPFEGYKLKHDDIMKGGKLVFFMNYKLKK, from the coding sequence ATGTCTCCGAGAAAATACATTTTAATTCTACCCGTTTTATTCACTTCATTATTCAGTTCCCAAAAATTAGAAAACCTCTCGAAATTCGTAAATCCAATCATCGGAACCGAAAAAATGGGACACACTTTTCCAGGCGCAACCGTTCCATTTGGCGCTGTTCAGCTGAGTCCAGAAACCGATTCGCTTTCTTATGAAGTTAACGGAAAATATAATCCTGACGTTTATAAATATTGCGCTGGTTATCGCTATGAAGACAAAACGATTGTCGGATTTTCGCACACGCATTTCAGCGGAACCGGACATTCGGATTTGGGCGATTTTTTGATAATGCCGACAGTTGGAAAGTTAAAATTAAATCCCGGAACTGTTCAAAATCCGGGAAGTGGATTTCGTTCCAGATTTTCTCATCAAAACGAAAAAGCGGAAGCCGGCTATTACAAAGTGAAGCTTGACGATTATAATATTCTGGCTGAAATGACGGCTACTACAAGAGTTGGCGTTCATCAATACACCTTTCCGAAATCCGATGACGCACATATTATTTTGGATTTGATGGCAGGCATTTACAATTACGATGACAAAAATGTCTGGACTTATATAAGAATTGAAAACGACCACAGAATCACAGGTTACAGACAAACAAATGGCTGGGCAAGAACGAGAACGGTTTATTTCGCAATGGAATTTTCGAAACCATTCAAATCTTATGGTCAGAAAAATTTTGATTCGAAACAAGCTTACCGAGGTTTCTGGAGAAAGTGGAATCAGGACGATAATTTCCCCGAGATTGCAGGAAAGAAAATCAGAATGCATTTTGGTTTCGATACTCAGGAAAATGAGAAAATTCAAATCAAATTTGCGATTTCGCCAGTTAGCCAAGCCAATGCTTTGGGAAATTTAACCAAAGAAACGCCGGATTGGAACTTCGAAAAAATAAAATCTCAAGCTCAAAACGATTGGAATAAAGAACTTAATAAAATCGTTGTCAACACACTTTCCGAAGATGACAAAGTGAATTTTTACACGGCGATGTACCACACATTCATCAATCCAACCACTTATATGGATGCGAATGGCGAATACAAAGGTCTTGACCAAAATGTACATCAAGCCAAAGGTTTTACGAATTACACCACGTTTTCACTTTGGGACACTTACCGCGCTTTGCATCCGTTTTTCAATATCATTCAGCCAAAACGGAACAATGATATGACCCAGTCGATGATGGCGCATTACGACCAATTCAGTTTGAAAATGTTGCCTGTTTGGTCACATTATGCGAATGAGAACTGGTGTATGAGCGGTTATCATTCGGTTTCACTGATTGCTGATGCGATTATCAAAGGAACTTACACCGGAAATCCGGAGGAAGCTTTGAAGGCTTGTATTGCGACTTCCAAAAAAAGAAATTACGAAGGCATCGGCGAATACATCGATAAAGGTTACATCTCTGCGGAGAAAAACGGGACATCGGTTTCCAACACTTTGGAATATGCTTATGACGATTGGGCCATTGCTCAAATCGCTAAGAAATTAGGCAAAACTGATATTTATAATGAATATCTGAAACGTTCCGAAAACTGGAAAAACGTTTTCGATAAATCGATTGGTTTTATGAGACCGAGATTATCTGACGGAAGTTTCAAAAAAGAATTTGATTTGATGAGTACGCACGGACAAGGCTTTATCGAAGGAAATTCCTGGAATTACAGTTTCTTCGTTCCGCACAATCCTGAGGAATTAATGAAAGTTATGGGTGGGAAAAAGAAATTCGGGGAAAATCTTGATGAATTATTTTCAATGCATTTGCCTGACGCGTTTTTTGCTGATACGGAAGATATTACTCGAGAAGGCATTATCGGCGGATATGTTCACGGAAACGAACCTGCGCATCACGTCGCTTATCTTTATAATGTTGCAGGACAACCTTGGAAAACGCAGGCTCAAATCCGAAAAATCCTGACAATGCAATACAAAGCAAAACCAGATGGATTGGGCGGAAATGACGATTGCGGGCAGATGAGCGCGTGGTATATTTTCAGCAGTTTGGGATTCTATCCTGTTTCGCCGGGTTCGGATGAATATTGGATTGGAAGTCCGAATATCGTCAATGCAAAACTGAATTTGGAGAACGGAAAAACTTTTGAAATCGAAGCCAAAAATCAATCAGAGAAAAATATTTACATCGAAAGAATCGAGCTGAACGGAAAACCATTTGAAGGCTACAAATTGAAGCACGACGATATTATGAAAGGTGGAAAATTGGTTTTCTTTATGAATTATAAGCTGAAGAAATAA